The following are encoded in a window of Capsicum annuum cultivar UCD-10X-F1 unplaced genomic scaffold, UCD10Xv1.1 ctg34774, whole genome shotgun sequence genomic DNA:
- the LOC124891383 gene encoding auxin-responsive protein SAUR32-like — protein sequence SHSNSITSAIDDQFRDETTHGETSLVPNDVKEGYFAVFSVNPEEEPTRFVVELHWLTHPSFLELLKKAEDEYGFRYEGVLEFPCRAEELEKVLATECSNKVSRW from the coding sequence GTCACATAGTAATAGTATTACTAGTGCTATTGATGATCAATTTCGCGATGAAACAACACATGGCGAGACATCATTGGTGCCAAATGATGTGAAAGAAGGATACTTTGCTGTTTTTTCGGTGAATCCCGAAGAGGAACCAACAAGGTTTGTGGTGGAACTGCATTGGTTAACGCATCCGTCTTTCTTGGAATTATTGAAGAAAGCTGAAGATGAATATGGATTTAGGTATGAAGGTGTTCTTGAATTCCCTTGTCGTGCCGAGGAATTGGAGAAGGTTCTTGCTACTGAATGTTCGAACAAAGTTTCACGTTGGTAG